From the Desulfovibrio sp. JY genome, one window contains:
- a CDS encoding DUF4434 domain-containing protein, translating to MGSAFRRIVPALLCLLALLGPARPAAAETPRFTGTFLQLLADHASWDAARWQALFTALRAIGVDEVVVQWSVNDKAPTYQSEHFTAPPSLSLPAVLQAARASGMHLVLGLVHDPAYWEKIKRDPKLVRVYFRRLLLESLAAAKELAALTAEDPTVVGYYIPQEIDDRSWLEPDRQDVLVEYLTDLREGLRQIVPGLPVAISGFSNAFAEPLVLRRLWTRILGASGIDRVLFQDGVGVAKLLHGETGIFLTAVSQAAQETGRAFTPVVETFTQVAGPPINDKPFQAIPAPLERLKKQLDTAGRLPHDGIVAFSLPEYCSPFAGPAAAALYAQYKSAFIH from the coding sequence ATGGGAAGCGCTTTTCGCCGCATCGTCCCGGCACTGCTGTGCCTCCTTGCGTTGCTCGGCCCGGCCAGGCCGGCAGCCGCCGAGACGCCGCGTTTCACCGGCACCTTTCTCCAGCTTCTGGCCGACCATGCGTCCTGGGACGCGGCCCGCTGGCAGGCGCTTTTCACCGCCCTGCGCGCCATCGGCGTGGATGAAGTGGTGGTGCAGTGGAGCGTCAACGACAAAGCCCCCACCTACCAGAGCGAACACTTCACCGCCCCGCCGAGCCTCTCCCTGCCGGCCGTGCTCCAGGCGGCCAGGGCCAGCGGCATGCATCTCGTGCTGGGGCTCGTGCACGACCCGGCCTACTGGGAAAAAATCAAGCGGGACCCCAAGCTCGTGCGGGTCTATTTCCGCCGGCTGCTCCTCGAAAGCCTAGCCGCCGCCAAGGAGCTTGCCGCGCTTACGGCGGAAGACCCGACCGTCGTCGGCTATTACATTCCCCAGGAAATCGACGACCGCAGCTGGCTCGAGCCGGATCGCCAGGACGTGCTGGTGGAATACCTGACCGATTTGCGGGAAGGGCTGCGCCAGATCGTGCCGGGCCTGCCCGTGGCCATTTCCGGATTTTCCAACGCCTTTGCCGAACCCCTCGTGCTGCGACGGCTCTGGACGCGGATTCTCGGCGCAAGCGGCATCGACCGGGTGCTCTTCCAGGACGGCGTGGGCGTGGCCAAGCTGCTCCACGGCGAAACCGGCATCTTCCTGACGGCGGTTTCCCAGGCCGCCCAGGAAACCGGCCGGGCCTTCACCCCGGTCGTCGAAACCTTCACCCAGGTCGCCGGACCGCCGATCAACGACAAGCCGTTCCAAGCCATTCCCGCGCCCCTCGAGCGCCTGAAAAAACAGCTCGACACGGCCGGACGCCTGCCCCACGACGGCATCGTCGCCTTCAGCCTGCCCGAATACTGCTCGCCCTTCGCCGGCCCGGCGGCGGCGGCGCTCTACGCGCAGTACAAAAGCGCTTTCATCCACTGA
- a CDS encoding tetratricopeptide repeat protein: MQSTRCRILFVLPLLVLCLAAGQALAAGNAHEVGATDGKGKSWIGRQLSHFKAYPHLDMAYRRMKENRREEAQKEFELYLRIQPDDLAARGDYMDLLYDLGRYDAAMAEAHRILAAKPDDASALLTSGLCLMRAGDLKSAVAPMEQAVSLTKDKPVPHRVAVLATADVLAKLGRLQEALSLLSSLPETEGDYALKQAKGVLLAKMGDNVQSIQAFTHALAAAGNDKEKLATLRALAVASADAGDAQKAGAYLTEAQRLAPGDPVLLQQQAVLANKAGRFEEAARLGQELTRLAPTLENKLFLANVLASLKRYDAAAAELTPLLAQKPKPKEAYRLNMRLGVLAMQAGKPGEAAVYFRAAVDLRREPLALVRLSRAEERAGRTQEAAQALHEAVSMGADPDSLLELATLLTKLDKNAAAITYLDKALNEAKDPAQRTRILAMKATLLAETGDNAAARKVLEDALKAPGADKARLLAQLGETCLRLGDAPAAVAAFTQALSAGAGQDIQASLAEALVKDGQAERALGIYKTLVEKAATPQKRAAYRLAVANLLSRLGRNAEAAPIFQELAASGQPTLLRQAGESFAAADMDKDAIASLEAFTRQDVSPADKAEALLALGNVYASRKNAAKAYDAFEQASRLASNLPRDKQAEIALGLGTAAALSGRPAKAIAPLTQALGLMDNGSRKAKAIMTLAQAYGTLGNAPKAIAFWRQAAAAPGALRSDIAASEENLGYALTRAGDLPAAEKAFRRALVLSGPNWRVLSALGQIAYTTGRYQEGLDAFSQSLALHPDPATRIAMARCYEKLGKPGLALVDFDKATPDISSLSPQDRRAYYRAKGFLYAGESRNEAGIAAFKATLALGYDPETATRLGRLERLAGHPEEAKKTLEAVDPATLPPDLQVLRLSELASLAEADKDYDTARKFLEASLAIKADADTEFRLGNVLRDAKHLKEAIEAYRRAVKLDDANRYLTALGYALSEDKQYAAAAEVFETVLHRDPDYLHLWEDLGYAYMHECDNTKSVDRFKRAIDNAPLRPVDSPEDREKLDKDVYRMRKEVTKLETHFTTTAYMSYIAGDAGPLPSSGGDSMDTIRSGAGAEFAWIPPKIGFRDDRILQVIGRATASFNKDSLEIDDKSWQGAAGLRYKPFKTQNLNVGVERLFKLGKAAEDNWLLRAMYSLTDGYDVKPKEKYWNYSYFYGEYDYYTENDPRSMFYAEGRQGISFNVRDRFLITPHVVADVRVWSPDLNESSYVEGGGGLSFKYLFNRADYEVERSSLEFLLQYKYGTLFNKTKVTDRENVINALFLTTILKF, encoded by the coding sequence ATGCAAAGCACCCGCTGCCGTATTCTTTTCGTCCTGCCCCTCCTGGTCCTCTGCCTCGCGGCCGGACAGGCCCTGGCCGCGGGAAATGCCCATGAAGTCGGGGCTACCGACGGAAAAGGCAAGAGTTGGATCGGCAGGCAGCTGTCGCATTTCAAGGCCTATCCGCATCTGGACATGGCCTACCGCCGCATGAAGGAGAACCGGCGCGAGGAGGCGCAAAAGGAATTCGAGCTTTATCTGCGCATCCAGCCGGACGACCTTGCCGCGCGCGGCGATTACATGGACCTGCTCTACGACCTGGGCCGCTACGACGCGGCCATGGCCGAAGCCCATCGCATCCTGGCGGCCAAACCCGACGACGCCTCCGCCCTGCTCACCTCGGGCCTTTGCCTCATGCGCGCCGGCGACCTCAAATCCGCCGTCGCCCCCATGGAGCAGGCCGTGTCCCTGACCAAGGACAAGCCCGTGCCCCACCGCGTGGCCGTTTTGGCCACGGCCGACGTGCTGGCGAAGCTGGGGCGCTTGCAGGAAGCCCTATCCCTGCTCTCCAGCCTGCCCGAGACCGAAGGAGACTACGCCCTCAAGCAGGCCAAGGGCGTGCTGTTGGCGAAAATGGGCGACAATGTCCAGTCGATCCAGGCCTTTACCCACGCCCTGGCCGCCGCCGGCAACGACAAGGAAAAACTCGCCACCCTGCGCGCCCTGGCCGTGGCCAGCGCGGACGCGGGCGATGCGCAAAAGGCCGGCGCGTATCTGACCGAAGCCCAGCGCCTGGCCCCAGGCGATCCCGTTCTTTTGCAGCAGCAGGCCGTCCTGGCCAACAAGGCCGGCCGGTTCGAGGAGGCCGCCCGCCTGGGTCAGGAACTGACGCGGCTGGCCCCCACCCTGGAAAACAAGCTCTTTTTGGCCAACGTCCTGGCGTCGCTCAAGCGTTACGACGCCGCCGCCGCCGAACTGACGCCGCTTTTGGCCCAAAAGCCCAAGCCCAAGGAGGCCTACCGCCTCAACATGCGCCTGGGCGTGCTGGCCATGCAGGCGGGCAAACCCGGGGAAGCGGCCGTCTATTTCCGTGCCGCCGTGGACCTGCGCCGCGAGCCCCTGGCCCTGGTCCGGCTGTCCCGGGCCGAAGAGCGCGCGGGGCGCACCCAGGAAGCCGCCCAGGCGCTGCACGAGGCCGTGAGCATGGGCGCGGACCCGGACAGCCTGCTCGAACTGGCGACACTGCTCACCAAGCTCGACAAGAATGCCGCCGCCATCACCTATCTCGACAAGGCCCTGAACGAAGCCAAGGACCCGGCCCAGCGCACCCGCATCCTGGCCATGAAGGCCACGCTTTTGGCCGAAACCGGCGACAACGCCGCCGCCCGCAAAGTCCTGGAGGACGCGCTCAAAGCTCCGGGCGCGGACAAGGCCCGGCTGTTGGCCCAGCTTGGCGAAACCTGCCTGCGCCTGGGCGACGCCCCGGCGGCCGTGGCCGCCTTCACCCAGGCCCTCTCGGCCGGCGCGGGGCAGGATATCCAGGCGTCCCTGGCCGAAGCGCTCGTCAAGGACGGGCAGGCCGAACGGGCGCTTGGCATCTACAAAACCCTGGTCGAGAAGGCCGCGACCCCGCAAAAGCGCGCCGCCTACCGCCTGGCCGTGGCCAACCTGCTCTCGCGCCTGGGCCGCAACGCCGAGGCCGCCCCCATTTTCCAGGAACTGGCCGCGTCCGGGCAACCCACCCTGTTGCGTCAGGCCGGCGAAAGCTTCGCCGCCGCCGACATGGACAAGGACGCCATCGCCAGCCTCGAGGCCTTTACGCGCCAGGACGTAAGCCCCGCCGACAAGGCCGAAGCCCTGCTCGCCCTCGGCAATGTCTACGCCAGCCGGAAAAACGCCGCCAAGGCCTACGACGCCTTCGAGCAGGCCTCGCGCCTGGCCTCGAACCTGCCCCGGGACAAACAGGCGGAAATCGCCCTGGGCCTCGGCACCGCGGCCGCGCTTTCGGGCCGGCCGGCCAAGGCCATAGCACCCCTGACCCAGGCCCTTGGCCTCATGGACAACGGCTCGCGCAAGGCCAAGGCCATCATGACCCTGGCCCAGGCCTACGGCACCTTGGGCAACGCCCCAAAAGCCATCGCCTTCTGGCGACAGGCGGCCGCCGCGCCCGGGGCGCTTCGAAGCGACATCGCCGCTTCCGAGGAAAATCTCGGCTACGCCCTGACCCGGGCCGGCGATCTGCCCGCCGCCGAAAAGGCCTTCCGCCGCGCCCTGGTCCTCTCCGGTCCCAACTGGCGGGTGCTGTCCGCCCTGGGCCAGATCGCCTACACAACCGGCCGCTACCAGGAAGGTCTGGACGCCTTTTCCCAGTCCCTGGCCCTCCATCCCGACCCGGCCACCCGCATCGCCATGGCCCGCTGCTACGAAAAGCTCGGCAAGCCGGGCCTGGCTCTGGTCGATTTCGACAAAGCCACCCCGGATATTTCCTCCCTGTCGCCACAGGACCGCCGCGCCTATTACCGGGCCAAGGGCTTCCTCTACGCCGGGGAATCCCGCAACGAAGCCGGCATCGCCGCCTTCAAGGCCACCCTGGCACTCGGCTACGATCCGGAAACGGCCACGCGGCTCGGGCGTCTGGAACGGCTGGCCGGCCATCCCGAGGAAGCCAAAAAGACCCTCGAAGCCGTGGACCCGGCAACGCTCCCCCCGGACTTGCAAGTCCTGCGCTTGTCCGAACTGGCCTCCCTGGCCGAGGCGGACAAGGATTACGATACGGCCCGCAAGTTCCTCGAAGCCTCGCTGGCCATCAAAGCCGACGCCGACACGGAATTTCGCCTCGGCAACGTGCTGCGCGACGCGAAGCACCTCAAGGAAGCCATCGAGGCCTACCGCCGGGCCGTGAAGCTCGACGACGCCAACCGCTACCTGACCGCCCTGGGCTACGCCTTAAGCGAGGACAAGCAGTACGCCGCGGCGGCCGAGGTGTTCGAGACCGTGCTCCACCGCGACCCGGACTACCTGCATCTGTGGGAGGACCTCGGCTACGCCTACATGCACGAGTGCGACAACACGAAATCCGTGGACCGCTTCAAGCGCGCCATCGACAACGCGCCGCTGCGCCCGGTGGACAGCCCCGAAGACCGGGAAAAGCTGGACAAGGACGTCTACCGGATGCGCAAGGAAGTGACCAAGCTGGAGACGCACTTCACCACCACGGCCTACATGTCCTACATCGCCGGAGACGCCGGGCCGCTGCCCTCCTCCGGGGGCGACTCCATGGACACCATCCGCTCCGGGGCCGGCGCGGAGTTCGCCTGGATTCCGCCCAAGATCGGCTTTCGCGACGACCGCATCCTCCAGGTCATCGGCCGGGCGACGGCCAGCTTCAACAAGGACAGCCTGGAAATCGACGACAAGTCCTGGCAGGGCGCGGCGGGACTGCGCTACAAGCCTTTCAAGACCCAGAACCTCAACGTCGGCGTCGAGCGGCTGTTCAAACTCGGCAAGGCGGCCGAGGACAACTGGCTGCTGCGGGCCATGTATTCCCTGACCGACGGCTACGACGTCAAACCGAAAGAAAAATACTGGAACTACTCGTACTTCTACGGCGAATACGACTACTACACCGAAAACGACCCGCGCAGCATGTTTTACGCCGAAGGCCGGCAGGGCATCTCGTTCAACGTCCGCGACCGGTTTCTCATCACGCCCCACGTCGTGGCCGACGTGCGGGTCTGGTCGCCGGACCTCAACGAGTCGTCCTATGTGGAAGGCGGCGGCGGGTTGTCATTCAAATACCTCTTCAACCGCGCCGACTACGAGGTCGAGCGGTCGTCCCTGGAATTCCTGCTGCAATACAAGTACGGGACGCTTTTCAACAAAACCAAGGTCACGGACAGGGAAAACGTCATCAACGCCCTGTTTCTGACCACCATTCTCAAATTCTGA
- a CDS encoding glycosyl transferase family protein, translating to MTTFDLIMPYALLGLQLLLIGLGVIFLLSGFDELFIDIVYMLRQAYRYLIIRRKHPPLTEELLLATPEKPVAIMIPCWDESAVIRRMLDNTIRTIHYSNYQIFVGTYPNDPKTQREVDLAREVYGNVNRIVCPKDGPTNKADCLNWVYAGIKHFEKEHGITFEIFVMNDSEDLVHPLYLKLFNYLIPRKDMIQLPVFPLIPKWWRFTAGHYADEFAENHARDMLVREILSKSVPSAGVGSGYSRRALETLAADNNNQLFNIDSLTEDYDFGLRMRKFGLRQVFVRQVLHRRVSRKGFFTGKPKAVTKPEFIVIREYFPRTFREAVRQKSRWIMGIALQGWASLGWQGGFWNRYMLYRDRKALLTNQISMMANCIVPVVGALWLYQKLFPEAYHYPPVVEAGTWPWYLLLANLFFFFWRATIRMLYVWRVYGFWQGLLSAPRLIWGNTINFVATMRALRLYARYLATGKVIAWDKTDHIYPSEAELVSYRRRLGDLLLDRRFVTIAQLDAALERQKQTGQPLGQVLLDMGLTSQHELIQVLGLQFRLEPRAIDPYQVPVDAIAALPREVAMANDAFPLEILPSGSLAVAVENPPSPQALMDMEKAAGRSIELFLATKSDLAFALRRGFERLADTDAAESRSVAQHLKNRNLVTEEQFEDAARKRRQCYTRLGDILVRSNILDYSRLQEAEARFLSHAQSTGRFGDFLVGQGYITTDQLTQALREQETSCPSLREVLCQLGYATPDMVADAAREMDAASAAPITK from the coding sequence ATGACCACCTTCGACCTCATCATGCCCTACGCCCTGCTCGGGCTCCAACTGTTGCTGATCGGCCTTGGCGTCATTTTCCTGCTCAGCGGCTTCGACGAGCTTTTCATCGATATCGTCTACATGCTGCGCCAAGCCTACCGGTACCTGATCATCCGGCGCAAACACCCGCCCCTGACCGAGGAACTGCTCCTGGCGACGCCGGAAAAGCCCGTGGCCATCATGATCCCCTGCTGGGACGAATCGGCCGTCATCCGGCGCATGCTGGACAACACCATCCGCACCATCCACTATTCCAACTACCAGATCTTCGTCGGCACCTACCCCAACGACCCCAAGACCCAACGGGAAGTGGACCTGGCCCGGGAGGTCTACGGCAACGTCAACCGCATTGTCTGCCCCAAGGACGGCCCCACCAACAAGGCCGACTGCCTCAACTGGGTCTACGCCGGCATCAAGCACTTCGAAAAGGAACACGGGATCACCTTTGAAATCTTCGTGATGAACGACTCCGAGGATCTGGTCCATCCTCTCTATTTAAAGCTCTTCAACTACCTCATTCCCCGCAAGGACATGATCCAGTTGCCGGTCTTTCCGCTCATCCCCAAGTGGTGGCGCTTCACGGCCGGCCATTACGCCGACGAATTCGCCGAAAACCATGCCCGGGACATGCTGGTGCGGGAAATCCTGAGCAAGTCCGTGCCCTCGGCCGGGGTGGGCAGCGGCTACAGCCGCCGAGCCCTGGAAACGCTGGCCGCGGACAACAACAACCAGCTGTTCAACATCGATTCCCTGACCGAGGACTACGACTTCGGCCTGCGCATGCGTAAATTCGGCCTGCGCCAGGTGTTCGTGCGCCAGGTGCTGCACCGCCGGGTCAGCCGCAAGGGCTTTTTCACCGGCAAGCCCAAGGCCGTGACCAAGCCGGAATTCATCGTCATCCGCGAATACTTCCCCCGCACCTTCCGAGAGGCGGTGCGCCAGAAGTCCCGCTGGATCATGGGCATCGCCTTGCAAGGCTGGGCGAGCCTCGGCTGGCAGGGCGGCTTTTGGAACCGCTACATGCTCTACCGCGACCGCAAGGCCCTTTTGACCAACCAAATCAGCATGATGGCCAACTGCATCGTCCCGGTCGTCGGGGCGCTGTGGCTGTACCAAAAGCTGTTTCCCGAAGCCTACCATTACCCGCCCGTCGTCGAGGCCGGGACATGGCCCTGGTACCTGCTGCTGGCCAACCTCTTCTTCTTTTTCTGGCGCGCCACCATACGCATGCTCTACGTCTGGCGCGTCTACGGCTTCTGGCAGGGACTGCTCTCCGCTCCCCGGCTCATCTGGGGCAATACCATCAACTTCGTGGCCACCATGCGGGCGCTGCGGCTTTATGCCCGCTATCTGGCCACCGGCAAGGTCATCGCCTGGGACAAGACCGACCACATCTATCCCTCGGAAGCGGAACTGGTGAGCTACCGCCGCCGCCTGGGCGACCTGCTTTTGGACCGGCGCTTTGTCACCATCGCCCAGCTCGACGCCGCCCTGGAGCGCCAGAAGCAGACCGGGCAGCCCCTCGGGCAGGTGCTCCTGGACATGGGGCTGACCAGCCAGCACGAGCTGATCCAGGTGCTGGGACTGCAATTCCGCCTGGAGCCCCGGGCGATCGACCCCTATCAGGTCCCCGTGGACGCCATCGCCGCCCTGCCGCGCGAAGTGGCCATGGCCAACGACGCCTTTCCCCTGGAGATCCTGCCGAGCGGCTCCCTGGCCGTGGCCGTGGAAAACCCGCCTTCGCCCCAGGCCCTCATGGACATGGAAAAGGCCGCCGGCCGCTCCATCGAACTCTTTCTGGCCACCAAAAGCGATCTGGCCTTCGCCCTGCGGCGCGGTTTCGAGCGGCTGGCCGACACGGACGCCGCCGAGAGCCGCTCCGTCGCCCAACACCTCAAGAATCGCAACCTCGTGACCGAGGAACAGTTCGAGGACGCCGCCCGCAAGCGCCGCCAATGCTACACGCGGCTCGGCGACATCCTGGTGCGGAGCAACATCCTCGACTATTCCCGGCTCCAGGAAGCCGAGGCGCGCTTCCTTTCCCACGCCCAGTCCACGGGCCGGTTCGGCGATTTTCTGGTCGGCCAGGGCTACATCACCACCGACCAGCTGACCCAGGCCCTGCGCGAACAGGAAACCTCCTGTCCGTCGCTGCGCGAGGTGCTGTGCCAGCTCGGCTACGCCACGCCGGACATGGTGGCGGACGCCGCCCGAGAGATGGATGCGGCGTCGGCCGCCCCTATCACAAAATGA
- the wecB gene encoding UDP-N-acetylglucosamine 2-epimerase (non-hydrolyzing) gives MSEKYHVAVIVGTRPEGIKMAPVIHALAARGDTLRHSIVSTGQHREMLAQALSLFSIEPDVDLALMTPDQTLSGLTQAAIGGLTECLARLRPDMLLVQGDTTTVFAASLAAFYGGIPVGHVEAGLRSHDMANPFPEEANRRLTSVLAGLHFAPTPLAREELLREGHDPERIIVTGNTVVDALLGLSETLGPGRCPLLQELAPQAGRFVLVTSHRRESWGEALCHICDAVADLARAFPDVPFIYPVHRNPHVREVAFSTLGGLPNVHLTDPLDYRSFVLLMRDASLILTDSGGVQEEAPTFRTPVLVLRQVTERPEASRLGLARLVGTDRATIVAEATRLLTDETAREAMRRGPNPYGDGKAAGRIAEAICRFAAGDRPVLPAGQQFQSQEGTQP, from the coding sequence ATGTCCGAGAAATACCATGTCGCCGTCATCGTCGGCACGCGGCCGGAAGGCATCAAGATGGCCCCGGTGATCCACGCCCTGGCCGCGCGTGGCGACACGTTGCGCCACAGCATTGTTTCCACCGGACAGCACCGGGAAATGCTGGCCCAGGCCCTTTCGCTTTTTTCCATCGAGCCCGATGTGGACCTGGCCCTCATGACGCCGGACCAGACCCTGTCCGGCCTGACGCAAGCCGCCATCGGCGGGCTGACCGAATGCCTCGCCCGGCTGCGACCGGACATGCTGCTGGTCCAGGGCGACACCACCACCGTGTTCGCCGCCTCGTTGGCCGCCTTTTATGGCGGCATCCCGGTGGGGCACGTGGAGGCGGGACTGCGCAGCCACGACATGGCCAACCCCTTTCCGGAAGAGGCCAACAGACGCCTGACCAGCGTGTTGGCGGGGCTCCACTTCGCCCCCACCCCCCTGGCCAGGGAGGAATTGCTGCGCGAAGGACACGACCCGGAGCGCATCATCGTCACCGGCAACACCGTGGTCGACGCCCTGCTCGGGCTGTCCGAGACCCTGGGGCCGGGACGTTGCCCGCTGCTGCAAGAACTCGCGCCCCAGGCCGGCCGGTTCGTGCTGGTCACCTCCCACCGCCGCGAAAGCTGGGGCGAGGCGCTGTGCCACATCTGCGACGCCGTGGCCGATCTGGCCCGGGCCTTTCCCGACGTGCCCTTCATCTACCCGGTGCACCGCAACCCCCATGTCCGCGAGGTGGCTTTTTCCACCCTGGGCGGGCTGCCGAACGTGCATCTGACCGACCCGCTCGATTACCGGTCCTTCGTGCTGCTCATGCGCGACGCCAGCCTGATTCTGACCGATTCCGGCGGCGTGCAGGAGGAGGCCCCGACCTTCCGCACCCCGGTGCTGGTCTTGCGCCAGGTCACCGAACGGCCCGAGGCCTCGCGCCTGGGGCTGGCCAGGCTGGTCGGTACGGACCGGGCGACCATCGTGGCCGAGGCAACGCGGCTCTTGACCGATGAAACGGCCCGGGAGGCCATGCGGCGCGGCCCCAATCCCTACGGCGACGGCAAGGCCGCCGGCCGCATCGCCGAAGCCATCTGCCGCTTCGCCGCCGGCGACCGGCCCGTGCTCCCGGCCGGCCAACAGTTCCAAAGCCAGGAGGGCACGCAGCCATGA
- a CDS encoding aldehyde ferredoxin oxidoreductase gives MHPEILHIDLTAATSRRVPCDASALGRARGGRGLAGLLLDESAPDAAVCFAPGRLAGFDLPGAGHVSLAFLSPRTGGAAVTTLGGSLGHALARARLAGVVLTGRSVHKVGLAIRDDAVGFVDAAGLAGRTTTEIFDGLLGEYDAAAVTGPAALSGSLLATVAADRWHDAGGTGAGLALAAKNLVFLAATGTAEVRPADAAGLDAARAAMERLIAAAPTLAGPCGFGRFGTAALVDLTAGRRMQPTDNFRRTFFPEAPAVNAPRLEALFHGHGETCPGCPVGCRRVDARGRLLPDVDALSHFTALLGLADPDLAVFARQYCLDQGLDAAGCAVVLAAEAERTGESPTPEGVRRGLASLAAMDDAGRALLAAPALRVKGVELPAFDPRGAYGLALSLAVGASGPDPWRAGCLAHELLRKPVATERFTFEGKARAVFLGEAAVAAVACLAGCPWLGLAIGLEEWALALAAVTGEPVAAGDLADLGQEVVARERAQNARCGLTAAEDDLPRRFFVEPGSGGDGIDVPPLDRAAFLAARAKYYRLCGLSAEGLPASAPKEKDAPWTR, from the coding sequence TTGCACCCGGAAATCCTCCATATCGATCTGACCGCCGCGACGTCGCGCCGCGTCCCTTGCGACGCGTCTGCCCTTGGCCGCGCCCGGGGCGGCCGTGGGTTGGCCGGGTTGCTTCTGGACGAAAGCGCGCCTGATGCCGCCGTCTGTTTCGCGCCGGGGCGTCTGGCCGGGTTCGATCTGCCCGGGGCCGGACACGTTTCCCTGGCCTTTCTCTCGCCGCGCACCGGCGGGGCGGCCGTCACGACCCTTGGCGGCTCCCTGGGGCATGCCCTGGCCCGGGCGCGTCTTGCCGGCGTGGTCCTCACGGGCAGATCGGTCCATAAGGTGGGCCTCGCCATCCGCGACGACGCCGTCGGCTTCGTCGACGCCGCCGGGTTGGCCGGCCGGACCACCACGGAAATTTTCGACGGTTTGCTTGGGGAATACGACGCGGCGGCGGTGACCGGCCCGGCGGCGCTTTCCGGTTCGCTCCTGGCCACGGTGGCGGCCGACCGCTGGCACGATGCCGGCGGCACGGGCGCGGGGCTGGCCCTGGCCGCGAAAAACCTCGTCTTTCTGGCCGCCACGGGCACGGCCGAGGTCCGCCCGGCAGACGCGGCCGGTCTGGACGCGGCCCGGGCCGCCATGGAGCGCCTCATTGCCGCCGCCCCGACGCTGGCCGGACCGTGCGGCTTCGGCCGGTTCGGCACCGCCGCCCTGGTCGATCTGACCGCCGGGCGGCGCATGCAGCCGACGGACAATTTCCGGCGCACCTTTTTCCCCGAAGCCCCGGCCGTCAACGCGCCGCGCCTGGAAGCGCTTTTCCATGGCCATGGCGAAACCTGTCCGGGCTGTCCGGTCGGTTGTCGCCGGGTGGACGCTCGCGGACGGCTTTTGCCCGATGTGGACGCGCTGTCCCATTTCACGGCCCTGCTCGGGCTGGCCGATCCGGATCTGGCGGTTTTCGCCCGGCAATACTGCCTGGACCAGGGCCTCGACGCGGCGGGCTGCGCGGTGGTCCTCGCCGCCGAGGCCGAACGGACCGGGGAATCCCCGACGCCCGAGGGCGTGCGCCGGGGGCTCGCTTCGCTTGCGGCCATGGACGATGCCGGCCGGGCGCTCCTTGCCGCGCCGGCCCTGCGGGTGAAGGGCGTGGAACTGCCGGCCTTCGATCCGCGCGGGGCCTACGGTCTGGCCCTGTCCCTGGCCGTTGGCGCGTCCGGTCCCGATCCCTGGCGGGCCGGCTGTCTGGCCCATGAGTTGTTGCGCAAGCCCGTGGCCACAGAGCGCTTCACCTTCGAGGGCAAGGCCCGGGCCGTTTTTCTGGGTGAGGCCGCCGTGGCCGCCGTCGCCTGTCTAGCCGGCTGTCCCTGGCTTGGGTTGGCCATAGGCCTGGAGGAATGGGCGTTGGCCCTGGCCGCCGTCACGGGCGAACCGGTCGCGGCCGGCGATCTGGCCGATCTGGGCCAAGAGGTCGTGGCTCGGGAGCGCGCCCAAAACGCCCGGTGCGGTCTGACCGCCGCCGAGGACGACCTGCCGCGGCGTTTTTTCGTCGAACCCGGCTCGGGCGGGGACGGCATCGACGTGCCGCCGCTCGATCGCGCCGCCTTTCTGGCCGCCCGGGCGAAATATTACCGCTTGTGCGGCCTGTCCGCCGAGGGGCTGCCGGCTTCGGCCCCGAAGGAAAAGGACGCGCCATGGACGCGCTGA